The nucleotide sequence AACCGGGGTGCAGCTTTGCATGCATGGTCTAAGATATTGCATTCTCAGGGCATCTTTGCTTTCTGCCCTGCTTGGTGCACCTGAAGGCGCCACAGATGAACATCCAGACGGTGCTGCTTGTGCTCTCTGTCCAACTCCCAGCATGTTTTCTAGACGCCACTGAGGGCAGAACAACTAGCATTAAACAAGGAAACCAAAGCTTCTCCCTCTGGCTGAGCTGCAGAACGTGAAGCTCCTGAACTACCTGTCTGGGCACAGGCATTCTGCAACTTTTCATTTCTTTCACAATGTCCCAGTTAGCGTGTTATTGTAGCCAGGACACAAGAAAAGGGCCTGTCGTGTCCACTAAGACATGTCCGCTGGCCAGCAGCTTGCACACGCGCTTGTACCTTGCCTTGGCATCAAAGAGAAATGTAGAAACTGAGTCCAACCTGGGAAGTTTGCACCTATCTTTCCATCGGGGAGAGGGATTTGCCTCCGCGTGGAATTGTTGGTGGGTGGAGCCCAGCCCCCAAAGCCCACTGCCACCCTGGAGACTACACAGATTTCAGAACATGCATGGAAATCAATGGCCTCTTCCCTGCTTCCAGGTGCAACCTCGCCTCCCCAGCAGCATGGCTTCAGCAGGGACCACTAGGCGGGGATTGTAGGCTTTCAGCTAGTTCCCTGCACATCCAAGCTGCTCAGTTTTATCATTGTCTCCTTGCAGGACTGTAAAGATTGTGCTGGTCCCATGTGACCTCGGCCCTTCCAATCATTGCTCTCTGTCCGCACTCCAGTCTCCAAGGCGAGATGCATCAAGGAGCATAACTGGCAGATGCCCAGTGGACCCTGGCATAGCAGGGAGGCACCAGCAGGCACATTGCAGAGGAGGGGTTGGGCCATGTGGGCAGAAGGCAGCACTCCTGGTGGGCACACAGGCACAAAGAGAGCGGAAATCTCACCTGACACGTTAACTGTCACTTGGCAGCTGGCGTGGCCGAACTGGTTGGAGGCCATGCACTGGTAGGTCCCTGAGAAAGCCAGCGAGAGGTTTGTCAGCTGCAGCTTCCCTGTTTGGTCATCTGTAAGGAGAAAAGCAGCAGGACAATCAATGCCAGAGGCACCTGAAGGAACCCCCCTGTACTAGCAGAGGGAGCGGGCATGGGGTAGAGAGAGCAGTGGGACTCAGCAGTGGGctttggcagcatttccaaaGGGTGCAGGGCTGCAGATGCCCTGGATTCTGGCACGAGCTCTACCCTGCACAAGGAGAGACAGGGACGGGGAATGGGAGTAGCCAACCGTGAGCACATGGAATGACCCTGGTCAGCTGCAGGGACTGACGCTGGGACTTTCAGCTCCTAAGGCCACTGCCACGTGAGTTAGAGGAACTCCACTAGCTGCGAGCAAGTAGCAGGACTATTCTTCTCTCTAGAGCCAGCCACTAGAGAGACATGGGCACATGTGCTAGGCCAGTGTAGTTCACACAACGGCTTGTGTGCCTAGCACCCTGTCCAGCAAGGCAGCTTTGCAACCCAATTCCCTACCATGTATGTCATAAATAGCCCATATTGGATACTGGGACACCTCAGGGTGATTGGTTGGGAAGGGCTTCTGAAAGGCCAGAGTCTGCTGTCAGTCAGTCCTtctctgtgtgggggttggggaaggttCAGTACTCAAGCTCTGTAGATGACTTGGCAGAAGCAGCCTGTTATGCttgcagaccaggtgccagctcatgccaaggctcactgaacactgacaaatgcccAGCCTGGCTCACCAGTGTGTTAAGCATTGTTACAACAGATGTTAGAGTTATAATGTGTTCAGTGTTGGGACTTTATGACATGCTTGAGAGCGTCTGTATGTGTTAATCTCACatataacatctgtatcccagagTGTAAACTTATATTGAGCGTTTGCATTGTTAACCTGTGTACCTAACCAACCAGGGAAGAAGCATTAATTAATGAAAAGTGCTGGCCCGGCACACAAGAAGGCCCATTGAAACTGgatgagccattgtgaaacatcaaagaacaaaagactttgttgattgtcCCACCCACACCCGGGAAGAGGAGACAGGTGCCAACACTTGTCCCATCACTTTGAACTCTTGGGGAAGGGAATAAAGGGAGACCAGAAGACTATGATGATTGGAATTTGGACAGGGCAATattttctaagcataagcaaaggatccccaagctgcttagctctaaagcagtggttttcaaactgggctACGCGAGCTGTCGTCGGGGGCATGTgagaaaaatcctgtaatggcGGACGAGTCCCTCACCGCAAACAACATGAACAGTGTCTGCcgttctctggccacccagccccgaagttctgtgctgctgctggcggcggcgctgccttcagagcagagccctgcagtgggactgggattCCGTGGGCCCCACAGGACCCACTGCCATAATAGCGGGATAAAAATTCAAGAAGCGACGCAGGAGCGGGTGGGAGTGGGTATTGCGTGGCGGGATGAgagtgggattaaaaaaaaaaaaaagaaaaaagtcctCCCATGCTGCAAACAACATGAAtgccccagccagcagctgctgctctctggccatcCAGCTGTGCAGTTCTGCACTGCTGATGAGGGTAGGCAGCGGACTATATTATCTGGAAAGGGGCATGCGGCCTAAAacgtttgaaaaccactgttctaaaggaCATAGAAAGCTTGCGTAACACAGCAGCTTCTACTGACCTTTGGAACCTAAGACTAACTCATTTGTGCGTGTAAGTTTACTTGCTGGAACCTTGTAAATAGCCCCCTTAtgtctttttcttagttaataaatctttagttagtttattataggattggctccAAGCATtatctttggtttgagatctaaggtacaactGACttgaggtaagtgactggtccattgggactgggagtaacctgaatattagtgtgatttttggtgtaagggaccataagaacataagaatggccgtactgggtcagaccaaaggtccatccagcccagtatcctgcataccgacagtggccaataccaggtgctccagagggaatgaacagaacaggtaatgatcaatcggggggagggatagctcagtggtttgcacattggcctgctaaacccaaagttctgagttcaatccttgacggggccatttagggatctggggcaaaaatctgtctggggattgatcctgctttgagcaaggggttggactaaatgacctcctgaggtcccttccaaccttgatagtctatgattctaagtgatctctctcctgctgtccatcaccaccctctgacaaacagggtAAGGAATAGGGCCCTTAGCCTCTATCTATCACAAAGACAGGCTTACGAGGGTGGCAAGATAGAGCAGAGCCCCCCAGGGGACTGGCCATTactctatagcaggggtggccaaactgtggctcatgagcccacttgtggctttttttttaccATTAAAGTGCAGCTCATGGAGCTcccccccccattctccacctaccagactgggggtgtggggagagctCAGGAGCTCTGCTTTGCAGCAGGGTGGAGGAGTAGGGGCTTCCgcccagcagggtggggggctctTGGGGCTTCAGCTCCGTGGAGCgcacctgctggggctcagggcttcagcgggAGCAGAGCTGATGCCCCAAGCCCCGGATCTAGAAAGATTGTCATACGTGGCTCGGCTGGCCAGTAAgtctggccacccctgctctatagtAAGGCTGTGGTGGAGCTTGAGGAGTTCACTCTTGATACttgattggtgaaatctaagtgtaGAACACCCAACTGGTCTGGGGTTTGagccctgcttcttaacagtctgccctgaggctggcacaTATGGTTGTGAGTCACTCTCGACACAGCCGATGGGAATAGCTCCACCCAGTGGTCAGCGGTAGAAGGGGGGCTGGGTCCTGGCTTTGCCCCTCCCTGTATCTCCTACAAGCTCATGCTCTTAGATCAAGACAGATAGCTGGAGATTGTCTTAAACAGGCCATGTGCCTTCTATGCCCCAGGGCTTAACGGCCCTATAGTGAGACTGCAAAGAGACCAGCCCTTGAAATAAACATTGTCATTTCAGTCACTTCAGTGCATTAACGGGCAAGACGCTGGTTTCCTGCCCTGAGTCCAGAGGAGAGACAGCCCCGGAGTGGAGACTGCAAGACATCAAGGGGAGAGATAGGAGAAGGTGAGTCTGCACAGGAGACTGGCTAACCTCGGAAAGGGAACAGTAGGTTCCACTTCCACTGAGAGCTTCACCAGCATCTCTCACCCAGCTACTGTCCCAGCATCTGATGGAGGAGTCAGGCCCTCTGATCAGACTCTGCTGAAAAGGACTCAAAGGGGCCTTTGAAGGGGAGGTTTTGCTTCTAGGCTGTGTCCTTTGGGGTTTTTCTTTAAGATCTGTTCTAAAGAGCTAGTCTGGTTCAAACTCGCTGGAAGAAATCCTGGTGAAGAACAAAACCACTGCTCTGAAGCTGAGCAGCAACTCCTCTACAGCTTCTGTCTGGGACATTAAAATATATTCAAATAAACAAGGACATGGTATTTGCCTCTGAAACTGATCCACAGGTGCAACCTACTGGTAGCAAAGGAAACTGCAAATGGCATTGAAAAATAGGTTTATAAAGCTAAgattaagggtctgatcctgcaaactcatACTCAAATAAGTAGTCTCTACTCCGGTCAGTGctttcatttaaatcaatgaaaCTACTCCTGTGTGTCAGGACTGTGCGAGTTGCAATGTATTGCAGTATATTATTTATCCACCAGATGTCTCTGTGTGGGGTACAGAGTTGCAGACTGTGTGGTTCTTGGTGAACAAGGCAGACAAAGCTGGACCTTGAGCTGTGTGGATCTCTGTCTGTGTCTGTAGTTTACAGCTGTTTTCTTTTAGAAACGTAGTACCTTCTAATTCATAGGGTCTGTGACTCCATATATCAGGATGCACATGAGAAAGAGTTTGTGGGACCTTTTCTCCTAATTTCTAAAATATTCCCTTTGATCCAGAGATTTACTTGGGACTCACAGCTGGTTACTCCAGACTGTATCTGGCCATAAGAGCCTTGAATTCACACAATCACAGGAGGTCAACATTAAATATGATACCTGGATTTTAAAAGGGACTGCTTATTCCCAAAATCACAACAGGGCGTACCTCCATGCTTCAGATATAAACTTATCTGCCAGGGGAAGAAAGAATCTTCCCCAACCCTGGACAGCTTTGTACAATTGGTCAGATCCCTTTTTCACctacctctgaagcatcaggcctAGGCACTGCAGATACTGGATGCGATGGACCATTGGCCCCATCCAATATGGCAGGTCATATGTTGGTGTCTGGATTCCTTCAATTTTGTTTTTATCAGATTATGCCGAATCTGTCAGTGGAAGCTTTACATATTTCTGCACAGGAGGGTTTATAAGGGATGGCACTCTCCACCTACCTTGCACCATATTGGCCAATGGCAACGAGGTCTTGGAGTCCACCCGTGACCAGGCGTAAATCGGGGTGGGCACCCCCTCCACAGAGCTGCAGGTCAGTGTGGCATCGCCCCCAATCCGGGCATATTCTGTCACTTTACAAACAGGGGTAGATGGAGGCACTGAATGGGGAACGAGAAGAGAAAACAATGGATTTCTGAACTTGGAGCATGCACTATCATCGTGTAGCATGGCATCTGGATGTCTCCCCTGCCACTGCCAGCTGCTCACGGTCTCTCCTGCCACTGCCGTCAGCTGGTACCTGCTCACCACTGACAGTTGAGGATTggggctttgagcagggggttggactagatgacatcctgaggtcccttccaaccctgagattctatgattcctgcgCCACTGCCTTGTTTAACCGAGTCTCGTCTATTcatcctcctgctccccacatcactggcccctccccttctcttccccttccaCCCACTCTTCTCCTTGCCATCCATCCAGCTCTCTGAAAGGGCCTCTTTGCTATTTACTAGAGTGCCACACAAAGGCCAGTGAATGGAAAGCTATTGTAATAATTGCTCTTCTCTGGCTCTTCCCACCCAGAGATCCGAAAGCACCTTCCAAGAAGGTCCAGGTCATTGCCCCTTTGTACAGATGGGAACACTGATGCATGCGATATAAGGGACCTGCAATATCCCAGACCCAAGGCCGGACGGATGGATCCCAGCTGCTCTCAGACCCAGCCCTGCAGgtcctgctcagagcagggagccCCATTCAGTGGTGGGCCATGGGATCGCAGTACCCAGACTCACTCAGCACAGTGAAGTGGACGAGCCCTGAGCCGCTGCCGTAGAAGTCCGGGGGGTTGTTCACCACACAGATGTACGTGCCGTTGTCCGAGGCGCGGACGTTGGCTAGCTGAAGAGTCGCATCCCCCATGGTGGGAGGGTCGTGCAGGAGGCTGAGCCGTTCGGCCTGAGAGCCGGGCTTGTACAGCTTGTCATTAGTGAAGTAGAGGATCTGCAGGCAGAGGATGTTTTGCTGAGGCCCCCGCAGAGATAGGGGTTTGTCCAGTGCTGACACAGTGAACGAAGGGGGATCAGACGAGGGAGGCACCGGAGTGTCACCCAGCACCAAGAGCAAACCTGCCCTCCAGCTGGATCTGCATTTCATTGCAAAGCACGTGGCTTGGGAGAGTAGGTTAAGGTGAAAGCTTCAGAGACTCCAGCAGCCAGCCTCGGGGCTCGTGCGAGGGGGAGACGAGGGGCTTTGACAGATTCACCAGGAGAAAGAAACCCAAAAGCGGGAGGGGCTAACACTACGCAAAGTGGGACATGAAGTCAAAGGGGATACTGAGCCAGCAGATACACAGACCAGCTTGTCCCAGGCGCTCAGACCCAGCAGTGAGGGGCCAGGCAGGTACCCAGACAGAGCAGCCGTCTCAGCTCTTTCCAAAGCCCTTACAGAATTTAACACAAAGAGAGCGACAGAGAGAGCGAGCAGGCGGAAAGGCTGCGAAATGGCCCGAGGACGTACCCAGCATGTACAGTCTTCCAATACAACACACGGTCCCGCCCGGGCCGTACACGGCGTATCCCAGGGGAGCACACAGCCCCGCCGGGCGCACACGCGATAGGAGCACACGCGTATCCCAGGGGAGCACAGCCCCGCCCGGGCCGTACACGGCGTATCCCAGGGGAGCACACAGCCCCGCCCGGGCCGTACACGGCGTATCAGGGGAGCACACGGCCCCGCCCGGGCCGTACACGGCGTATCCCAGGGGAGCACACAGCCCCGCCCGGGCCGTACACGGCGTATCCCAGGGGAGCACACAGCCCCGCCCGGGCCGTACACGGCGTATCCCAGGGGAGCACACAGCCCCGCCCGGGCCGTACACGGCGTATCCCAGGGGAGCACACAGACCCATCCAGAAAACCTGTGACAGGACTAGCAATAAAACCCAGATCTCTTGCACCCCGCCCAGGGCTTTAACCACAAGCCCATCCTTCCCCCTCGATGGATAAGAACATCCCATTGGCTGTTCCCACTAGGTGTCCGAAACAACAGTTGTATCTGCAGTGACACTCACTATTGTACATGCCTCTGAGTTTCTCATTCGATTGTCTTCACAAGCCCTTCCCCAGCCTCCCAGTTGATCCTGGTCCCATCCCTGCTCTTGGATGTGTGGCTTCACTGGTGTTTCTAATAGCCCTGGCATACATCACTCGGATCTGAGGGCCCCTCAGGGCTGGCTGCTCCCCCCACATTCTGCAATAACGTTAGAGCCATTCGAAAAATCCAATTTCATTTCCACCAAAAGTTGGGAATGAAATGGATTCCGCTGGCATTGCTTCGGAAACGGGAGAGAGGGCCCTTCGTGTCGGTTCCAATTCTTTTTGTTGCTGTTGGAACCATCGAAGATTTGGACCAAACCGAGCTGCTTTCAGGAAACATTTAGACAAAAACTTCATTTTTTTGACTCAAAAGATATTGGTTGGGAAAAAGCAACACCGGCTCTTATGTAGAGTGTCTCCTTCCTGGATCTCAAAATGCTGGACAAAGGGGGGCAGCAGCactagcctcattttacagatggggaaactgaggcacagggagggaggtgacttgcccaaggcaccCGGAGAACTAATGGCAAAGCTGAGAGTTGAGTCCAGGCCTCCCgctccagtgccctatccactaggcccCCTGCTCTAACAACGAGCCCATCAGCCTTCAGGGGCTTTGCCTTGGCCTCCTTGTTCCCTGGTGGTTATTTGTGGACCAGCCCCTCAGCCTGGGCTGACAACTTTCACCCCCGCTTTCCGCATCAGCTCCTCATCCCGGCATCAAGAGCCTTGAACGATCCCCACCTGGCTTTCCCTAGGCTGGAAGCAGTAACATGTTGGAGAAAGCTCCCCACAGGCGCTGAAGCTCCTCCCCTTGGGACCCCGGTGCCTCCCTCACCTGCTTGCCCTGCTCAGGCGCTACAGAGGCTGGCGCAAACTTCCACTCCAGCATGAAATTTTTGTCAACCGAGGTTTTATAGTGGCAGGGAAGTTCCACACTGGAGCCTCGTTCCTGCATCACCGGGTCCTGTGGCACTGTCACCTCCACACACGGCCCAGCACCTGCGGAGGAGAGTGAATGAGTCCTTCCGTTCTGTCACTGCCTGTCCCCTACTGCAGTGTCCTGGTCTCCGGCCCCCGcagctgcagcctccctgccctcccgtccattcaaaatgctgcggcttaaatagggttgccaactctcctggACTGGCTGGCAGTCTCCCGGGATCGGCCTCAATCTCATGGTGACCATTAAaagcaatctgggagattttaataggccaaaAGTCCAGTTGTTGGCACTGTGGggataaggcaggctccctgcctgcactggctctgcgcagctcccggaagcgatcggcatgtccggctcctaggcgcaggggcggCCAAGGgctctccacgtgctgcccccactCTGAGcgccgactctgcagctcccattggccgtgaactgcagccaatgggagctgcggggttggtgcctgcaggcaggggcagtgcgtggagaGTCTCTGGTCCCCCcgcgcctaggagccagacatgctgattgcttctgggagctgtccAAGATCAGCGCTGcctggccggagcctgcaccccaaccccctgccccagccctgacccccctcccacattctgaactccttggccccaccccccagcccagagcctgcaccccaaccccctgccccagctgtgaCCCCACTCCCACAATTTAACCCCtctaccccaccccagagtccacaccctcctgcatccaaccctcttgccccagcctggtgaaagtgagtgagggcaggggagagcaagcaacggggggggggggggggattaagtTAATGGGGGCTTggctttggagaaggggtggggcagggtagggggcggggcaagggtgtttgggtttgtgcgattagacagttggcaaccctatgcggCTAAGCTCGGCTTCCTTGCTCGCTGCTCTCACCCTGCCCTCCTCTGCAAGCCCCTCCATTACCTGCCCCGCTTCCACCACTACCCCAGACACAAGCCTCTTGGCCTAACCCCCAAAGCCCTCCAGGATACAGCACCCCCCCCCTTTCTGCTCTATTACCCGATCATGACACTGACCCCTGCCTTCgctgaccccacccccccacagaccttgggagagGCCTGTGGGGCAGGGATCGTCTCTTCCAGTGTTCGTACAGAGCCCCGTCCTGGCTGGGGCCTTTGGGCCCTACCGCTGTACCAATATACTCCGCAACTCCGAACAGAAACGCATGATCAGTACCGACATGTCAGGTAAAATGTGTGCTGCCCAGATactgttttttccttcctttcatttCCCACTTTGTTGAAATTTCAGGCAAGTGTTAAATGGACCCTTAGCGGGGGACGGGCGTGGTGGGTGGGCGGGAAAGATACCCCAGCCCAAATGGAGCTCATGGAATGACAGGGTGCTCTCAGCTCCTGTGAGTCGGTCAGTCTCATTCTCTCATGCTGCACTTTCTCCTTCCGGATGCCTGCTAAGGGCCTGATGTAACTTCTGTTACAGTCAGTTGAAAGATTCACCCTGATttctatgggctttggatcaggccctaggggAAGAAGGGCTGGAAAGGAACGTGGAGGGACGTGGCCTTCGGTATCTGTCACCAGAGTCACTAGAGAGGGACACTGCacaaacaggggtggggggtgacttCCAGGGGCGAAAGGACAGCCCGTCTCCACCTCCACCTCGTGCTCCTTGTGGGGTTGGAGACCATTTCCCAAAGTCACCAGCCCCTTCATAGACAATGCCCAACATGAGCCCACAAATCGGAGCAAACTCATAGCCAAGAGGATATTTACAAAGCAGGAGTggggaacccagacccacccGACCAGCCCTAATGATCCACACTTGTT is from Mauremys reevesii isolate NIE-2019 linkage group 12, ASM1616193v1, whole genome shotgun sequence and encodes:
- the VSIG2 gene encoding V-set and immunoglobulin domain-containing protein 2 isoform X1; the protein is MQERGSSVELPCHYKTSVDKNFMLEWKFAPASVAPEQGKQILYFTNDKLYKPGSQAERLSLLHDPPTMGDATLQLANVRASDNGTYICVVNNPPDFYGSGSGLVHFTVLMPPSTPVCKVTEYARIGGDATLTCSSVEGVPTPIYAWSRVDSKTSLPLANMVQDDQTGKLQLTNLSLAFSGTYQCMASNQFGHASCQVTVNVSGTAEAGATAGAVIGVLLVLLLLGAAATYLFWYRKKDKKESQSTYTGNDIREDATAPGISDTSLQRQDSDPGSRFLEQPVSRPESASTTKSRLNMVV
- the VSIG2 gene encoding V-set and immunoglobulin domain-containing protein 2 isoform X2, with amino-acid sequence MSLLLVLLVPCCGLQPPLLLVGQGFSTFFQLRTPNKFRMEILYFTNDKLYKPGSQAERLSLLHDPPTMGDATLQLANVRASDNGTYICVVNNPPDFYGSGSGLVHFTVLMPPSTPVCKVTEYARIGGDATLTCSSVEGVPTPIYAWSRVDSKTSLPLANMVQDDQTGKLQLTNLSLAFSGTYQCMASNQFGHASCQVTVNVSGTAEAGATAGAVIGVLLVLLLLGAAATYLFWYRKKDKKESQSTYTGNDIREDATAPGISDTSLQRQDSDPGSRFLEQPVSRPESASTTKSRLNMVV